From Solidesulfovibrio carbinoliphilus subsp. oakridgensis, the proteins below share one genomic window:
- a CDS encoding FemAB family XrtA/PEP-CTERM system-associated protein — protein sequence MRIVVADSTRSQAWDAFVAGQAGAGPYHAWAWLEAVRRAYGFQVFPLLALRDGAVAGLLPLVRLRLPGLRGRLVSLPYCDWAGPLAAEADVRQGLLDQALDLAASLGATGLEIREQAADAGASAKVLMRLALPDGAERLMASFPAKLRSQIRKPSRDGLTARTGGLELLEAFYKVFSRNMRDLGSPTHSLAWFRAVLAGFGGRARITVVFLPDGTPAAGAVTLAQGRNIAVPWASSLRRHNRHSPNMLLYWTLFSQAAEEGRQMFDMGRSTRGEGTYRFKEQWGAREVGLSWQRFDASTRQRRPALTNSGPGRPRQLLAACWRRLPVGLANDMGTLLRRYISL from the coding sequence ATGCGGATCGTTGTCGCCGATTCCACCCGCAGCCAGGCCTGGGACGCCTTCGTGGCCGGACAGGCCGGGGCCGGGCCGTACCACGCCTGGGCCTGGCTCGAGGCCGTGCGCCGGGCTTACGGCTTCCAGGTCTTCCCGCTTCTGGCCCTTCGGGACGGCGCGGTGGCCGGCCTTTTGCCCCTGGTCCGGCTGCGCCTGCCCGGCCTTCGCGGCAGGCTTGTTTCCCTGCCGTATTGCGACTGGGCCGGTCCGCTGGCCGCCGAGGCCGACGTGCGCCAGGGCCTTTTGGACCAGGCCCTGGATCTGGCCGCCAGCCTCGGCGCGACGGGCCTCGAAATAAGGGAGCAGGCGGCCGATGCCGGGGCCTCGGCCAAGGTCCTCATGCGCCTGGCCCTGCCGGACGGAGCCGAGCGGCTGATGGCCTCCTTTCCGGCCAAGCTGCGCAGCCAGATCCGAAAGCCGTCCCGGGACGGGCTGACGGCCAGGACCGGCGGCCTGGAACTCCTGGAGGCTTTCTACAAGGTCTTTTCCCGCAACATGCGCGACCTCGGCTCCCCGACCCATTCCCTTGCCTGGTTCCGGGCCGTGCTGGCCGGCTTCGGCGGGCGGGCCCGGATCACGGTGGTCTTCCTGCCGGACGGAACGCCTGCCGCCGGCGCCGTGACCCTGGCCCAGGGCCGCAACATCGCGGTGCCCTGGGCCTCGTCGCTCAGGCGCCACAACCGCCACAGCCCGAACATGCTCCTTTACTGGACGCTTTTCTCCCAGGCGGCCGAGGAGGGCCGGCAGATGTTCGACATGGGCCGTTCGACCCGGGGCGAGGGCACCTACCGGTTCAAGGAGCAGTGGGGCGCCCGGGAAGTGGGGCTTTCCTGGCAACGGTTCGATGCGAGCACGCGGCAGCGCCGGCCGGCTCTGACGAACAGCGGGCCCGGGCGGCCGCGCCAATTGCTCGCGGCCTGCTGGCGGCGTTTGCCGGTGGGCCTGGCCAATGACATGGGGACGCTTTTGCGCCGGTACATCTCACTGTGA
- a CDS encoding ABC transporter permease, which produces MLQLKSALRLWDYRELMWTLVWKEIVVRYKQAYLGVIWTVLKPVMLTLVFTLMRGFIGIDSGDIPYPVLTFAALIPWVFFQEGVALGVVSIVLNSALVKKIYFPREVFPVVAVLTKGVEFFVDIAVLFGLMAWYGMYPSFQILWLPVLLLYLVLAALAVNLVGAALNVFYRDVAQFLPVAISLVMYASPIIYPLSLVKRVLLESQAAGPYSKQLYMLYTVNPLVGIIDAFQNVLLHNRPPDMQVIWPGALLVAVLLPLSYGYFKHAEASFADVI; this is translated from the coding sequence ATGCTGCAGCTGAAATCGGCCCTTCGCCTCTGGGACTACAGGGAACTCATGTGGACGCTGGTCTGGAAGGAGATCGTGGTCCGCTACAAGCAGGCCTATCTCGGCGTCATCTGGACCGTACTCAAACCAGTCATGCTCACCCTGGTCTTCACGCTCATGCGCGGCTTCATCGGCATCGACAGCGGGGACATCCCCTATCCGGTCCTGACGTTCGCGGCGCTCATTCCCTGGGTCTTTTTCCAGGAGGGCGTGGCCCTTGGGGTGGTGAGCATCGTGCTCAACTCGGCCCTGGTCAAAAAGATCTATTTTCCCAGGGAAGTCTTTCCGGTGGTGGCCGTGCTGACCAAGGGCGTGGAATTTTTCGTGGATATCGCCGTCCTGTTCGGCCTTATGGCCTGGTACGGCATGTACCCGTCGTTCCAGATCCTGTGGCTGCCGGTGCTGCTCCTCTATCTGGTCCTGGCCGCCCTGGCCGTGAACCTCGTCGGCGCGGCCCTCAATGTCTTTTACCGCGACGTGGCCCAGTTTCTGCCCGTGGCCATCTCGCTTGTCATGTACGCCTCGCCCATCATCTATCCCCTGTCCCTGGTCAAACGGGTGCTGCTCGAATCCCAGGCCGCCGGCCCCTATTCCAAGCAGCTCTACATGCTCTACACCGTCAATCCCCTGGTCGGCATCATCGACGCCTTTCAGAACGTCCTGCTCCACAACCGGCCGCCGGACATGCAGGTCATCTGGCCCGGGGCCCTGCTCGTGGCCGTGCTTTTGCCCCTCAGTTACGGATATTTCAAACACGCGGAAGCGTCTTTTGCGGACGTCATCTAA
- a CDS encoding Wzt carbohydrate-binding domain-containing protein, with product MEDLILKQKKTVLLVSHNIRQVQRICTRVLLFEDGRLLADGPTQEVCQTFFEKSDQEIYDREAAHGGGFQIVNGFELLSLSMHSPDGRRLTRVRVNEPVNIRIHYRNTDALDQPKFGIGVHTSDFLYLTTYDSRHEIQMETVEPGEHEAVCHITRLPFTPGVYSLRLGVSSGGVEKTIFYGENLLNFQVVGEERFRNVAGSEGLILLDAKWQQLA from the coding sequence ATGGAGGACCTGATCCTCAAGCAGAAAAAGACCGTGCTGCTGGTCAGCCACAACATCCGCCAGGTCCAGCGCATCTGCACCCGGGTCCTTCTTTTCGAAGACGGCCGGCTCCTTGCCGACGGCCCGACCCAGGAGGTCTGCCAGACGTTTTTCGAGAAAAGCGACCAGGAGATCTACGACCGGGAGGCGGCCCACGGCGGCGGGTTCCAGATCGTCAACGGCTTCGAGCTGCTCTCCCTTTCCATGCACAGTCCCGACGGCCGGCGGCTGACCCGGGTACGTGTCAACGAGCCCGTCAATATCCGCATCCACTACCGCAACACCGACGCCCTGGACCAGCCGAAGTTCGGCATCGGCGTGCACACCTCCGACTTTCTCTACCTGACCACCTACGACAGCCGCCACGAGATCCAGATGGAAACCGTGGAGCCGGGCGAGCACGAGGCCGTGTGCCACATCACGCGCCTGCCCTTCACCCCGGGCGTCTACTCCCTGCGGCTCGGGGTCAGCAGCGGCGGAGTGGAGAAGACCATTTTCTACGGCGAGAACCTGCTCAATTTCCAGGTGGTCGGGGAGGAGCGGTTTCGCAACGTGGCCGGCTCGGAAGGGCTGATCCTCCTCGACGCCAAGTGGCAGCAACTGGCCTAG
- a CDS encoding GNAT family N-acetyltransferase produces the protein MVTYELIETPADLSALSDAWPELSRQGGHTPFQEWSWHRAWWEHLGPGLGQTPFFMTAWEGGRLRAVVPLAAAKEGSVLQWSAAEVSDYCDLVQAEGAGDVAATAMDKAFSRFRGDAVRLRQLRPESRALAILAGNKRFSRAGDVACPHLVLHAAGYAGWAGTANRKDMADANRLRRRLGEIGDVGLTEVAEASAVAPFVGALVADKREWLDRRGAGNLLCSKAGERFLADAVRGMPAGMAHPAALTCGGQGIARYLSFVGNGRYHYYLGSWNYAWKRFAPGRLLMLDLIRWAHENGCREFDLLRGEEAYKDSVATGATVLSRFERQAPPPGPVASLLRRVHRRLRPAL, from the coding sequence ATGGTCACCTACGAACTGATCGAGACGCCGGCGGATCTGTCCGCCCTGTCGGACGCCTGGCCGGAACTTTCGCGCCAGGGGGGCCATACCCCGTTCCAGGAGTGGAGCTGGCATCGGGCCTGGTGGGAGCACCTCGGGCCGGGGCTCGGCCAGACGCCCTTTTTCATGACGGCCTGGGAGGGCGGGCGGCTGCGGGCGGTGGTGCCCCTGGCGGCCGCCAAAGAGGGAAGCGTGCTCCAGTGGTCGGCGGCCGAAGTCTCGGACTACTGCGACCTGGTCCAGGCGGAAGGGGCCGGGGACGTGGCGGCAACGGCCATGGACAAGGCATTTTCCCGGTTCCGGGGCGACGCCGTGCGCCTGCGGCAACTGCGGCCGGAAAGCCGGGCCCTGGCCATCCTGGCCGGGAACAAGCGGTTCTCCCGGGCCGGGGATGTCGCCTGCCCCCATCTCGTCCTCCACGCGGCCGGCTACGCCGGATGGGCGGGGACCGCCAACCGCAAGGACATGGCCGACGCCAACCGGCTGCGGCGGCGGCTCGGAGAGATCGGGGACGTGGGGCTGACGGAAGTGGCCGAGGCCTCGGCCGTGGCCCCGTTCGTGGGGGCGCTTGTCGCGGACAAGCGGGAGTGGCTCGACCGCCGGGGCGCGGGGAACCTCTTGTGCTCCAAGGCCGGCGAACGGTTTTTGGCCGACGCCGTCCGCGGCATGCCGGCCGGCATGGCCCATCCGGCCGCCCTGACCTGCGGCGGCCAGGGCATCGCCCGGTACCTGTCGTTCGTCGGCAACGGCCGCTACCACTATTACCTGGGCTCCTGGAACTACGCCTGGAAGCGGTTCGCCCCGGGGCGGCTGTTGATGCTCGATCTCATCCGGTGGGCCCACGAGAACGGATGCCGCGAATTCGACCTCCTGCGCGGCGAGGAGGCCTACAAGGATTCGGTGGCCACCGGGGCCACGGTCCTGTCGCGGTTTGAAAGGCAGGCTCCCCCTCCCGGACCCGTGGCCTCCCTGCTGCGGCGCGTGCACCGCCGGCTGCGTCCGGCCCTGTAG
- a CDS encoding polysaccharide deacetylase family protein: MEPSIRKRIRDGLAWRMRPVTRYVSRYRPVFIVQNYHRLFRDTLTTDFDEGVFGGISEEYFRRQLAHLARDYDVLSEGEVIDCLGGKGRFPRKALLLTFDDGYKDNYTLAYPVLQGLRLPALFFIPTLPWSTRQLGWWDLIAWCVKKTDRPTVTIDGEARPLGTTAEKAAAITRLLQKFYRLPDAETRDLLETLSRDLDVALPDTDVQSRELMTTAEIREMLDHGMAVGAHTHSHKVLSTLDRQAQDREIGTSKQLLEEGLGVAVRSFAYPVGTAHSFDDGTKKLVRDHGFSLAFSFYSGVNDPAGGIDPYDIRRTFRGHPYAGFLESFREPYTFIHPRQ; encoded by the coding sequence ATGGAACCATCGATACGTAAACGGATACGGGACGGCCTGGCCTGGCGGATGCGGCCGGTCACCCGGTACGTCAGCCGCTACCGGCCGGTCTTTATCGTCCAGAACTACCACCGGCTCTTTCGGGACACGCTTACCACGGACTTTGACGAGGGCGTCTTCGGCGGCATCTCGGAGGAGTATTTCCGCAGGCAGCTTGCCCACCTGGCCCGGGACTACGACGTCCTGAGCGAGGGCGAGGTGATCGACTGCCTGGGCGGGAAGGGCCGTTTCCCGCGAAAAGCGCTGCTCCTCACCTTCGATGACGGGTACAAGGACAACTACACCCTGGCCTATCCGGTGCTGCAGGGCCTGCGCCTGCCGGCCCTTTTTTTCATTCCCACCCTGCCTTGGTCGACGCGGCAACTTGGCTGGTGGGACCTGATCGCCTGGTGTGTCAAGAAAACCGACAGGCCGACCGTTACGATCGACGGCGAGGCCCGGCCCCTCGGGACCACGGCCGAAAAGGCGGCCGCCATCACCCGGCTGCTCCAAAAGTTCTACCGGCTGCCGGACGCCGAGACCCGGGATCTTCTTGAAACTCTTTCCCGCGACCTGGACGTGGCCCTGCCGGACACGGACGTCCAGAGCCGGGAGCTCATGACCACGGCGGAGATCCGGGAGATGCTGGACCACGGCATGGCCGTTGGGGCCCACACCCATTCCCACAAGGTGCTCTCCACCCTGGACAGGCAGGCCCAGGACCGGGAGATCGGCACCTCCAAGCAGCTGCTGGAAGAAGGGCTCGGCGTCGCGGTCCGCTCCTTCGCCTATCCGGTCGGCACGGCTCATTCCTTTGACGACGGGACCAAAAAGCTCGTCCGGGACCACGGGTTCTCCCTGGCCTTTTCTTTCTATTCCGGGGTCAACGACCCGGCCGGCGGCATCGATCCCTACGACATCCGGCGGACCTTCCGGGGACACCCCTACGCGGGGTTTCTCGAAAGCTTTCGCGAGCCCTACACCTTTATCCACCCCAGGCAGTGA
- a CDS encoding glycosyltransferase family 4 protein, producing MAMHIAFVAREAAGPGGPGQAGGIGRYAATLAAGLAARGARVALVGQSPDATFRVQDAGGLRLAWLPKWEDASGLSWRLRRMEEAFLRTRPGRALWADLAGKVRRALLVNRWLPRLEEAWGEAFDVVEFAECGAEGLFYLRRRNRPPCAVRIHCPTQLLIEKNFDRVAPGKRLLVRLERLAARRADAVTAPGSSAADLAAGAWRLAATEPAVLPNLYDGNIFSPATEEGRAGAFTIFYSGRLERLKGLPHFPGILSRLAARGVDFRVRLAGGDTATAPGQTSMKAWLLAALEPAVRERVTFLGHLGEGALVAELRAATVGLFLSAYETFGYTALEAQACGLPVIVSRTGGLAEVAVDGETGFLVDPNDHEAVAAGLLRLAGDRELGRRMGEAAARHAARTFSVASRSGAFLDFYAAVAAAAGSRRKAPATRIAGPTAGEEA from the coding sequence ATGGCGATGCACATCGCGTTTGTGGCCAGGGAAGCCGCCGGTCCGGGCGGCCCGGGCCAGGCCGGGGGCATCGGCCGGTACGCCGCCACCCTGGCCGCCGGCCTGGCCGCCCGGGGAGCCCGCGTCGCGCTTGTCGGCCAAAGCCCGGACGCCACGTTTCGCGTGCAGGACGCGGGCGGCCTGCGCCTGGCCTGGCTGCCGAAATGGGAAGACGCGTCCGGCCTGTCCTGGCGGCTGCGGCGGATGGAGGAGGCGTTCTTGCGTACCCGGCCCGGCCGGGCCCTGTGGGCCGATCTGGCCGGCAAGGTCCGGCGGGCCCTGCTCGTCAACCGCTGGCTGCCGCGCCTGGAGGAGGCCTGGGGCGAGGCCTTCGACGTGGTGGAATTCGCGGAGTGCGGCGCCGAGGGCCTTTTCTACCTGCGCCGCCGCAACCGGCCGCCTTGCGCGGTCCGCATCCACTGCCCGACCCAGCTCCTCATCGAAAAAAACTTCGACCGGGTGGCCCCCGGCAAGCGGCTCTTGGTCCGCCTCGAACGCCTGGCCGCCCGGCGGGCCGACGCCGTCACGGCGCCGGGCTCCTCGGCCGCCGACCTGGCCGCGGGCGCGTGGCGGCTGGCCGCCACGGAGCCGGCCGTCCTGCCGAATCTCTACGACGGGAACATTTTTTCACCCGCCACAGAGGAAGGCCGGGCCGGGGCCTTCACCATCTTCTATTCCGGCCGTCTGGAGCGGCTCAAAGGCCTGCCCCATTTTCCGGGCATCCTGTCCCGTCTGGCCGCCCGGGGCGTGGACTTCCGGGTCCGGCTGGCCGGCGGCGACACGGCCACGGCCCCGGGCCAAACGTCCATGAAGGCCTGGCTCCTGGCCGCCCTGGAGCCGGCCGTGCGGGAGCGGGTCACGTTTCTCGGCCACCTGGGCGAAGGGGCGCTGGTGGCGGAGCTTCGGGCCGCGACCGTCGGCCTTTTCCTCTCGGCCTACGAGACCTTCGGCTACACGGCCCTGGAGGCGCAGGCCTGCGGCCTGCCGGTCATCGTGTCCCGAACCGGCGGCCTGGCCGAGGTGGCGGTGGACGGAGAAACCGGCTTTCTGGTCGATCCCAACGACCACGAGGCCGTTGCCGCCGGCCTCTTACGCCTGGCCGGAGACCGGGAGCTCGGCCGGCGCATGGGTGAAGCCGCCGCCCGGCACGCCGCCCGGACGTTTTCCGTGGCCAGCCGGTCCGGCGCCTTTCTGGATTTCTACGCGGCCGTGGCGGCTGCCGCCGGCTCCAGGCGCAAGGCGCCGGCAACCCGCATCGCCGGACCGACGGCAGGGGAGGAGGCATGA